A genome region from Sphaeramia orbicularis chromosome 19, fSphaOr1.1, whole genome shotgun sequence includes the following:
- the LOC115439274 gene encoding synaptopodin 2-like protein: MVAEEIVVSLSGGAPWGFRLQGGAEHQKPLQVAKVRRRSKACRAGLKEHDELVAIDDHMCAELSHAQAMSLLDTQCTTLNLRVKRTPPGFHSSSCSGRSVSPHSLMRALSPPLDALQPPHHHGAPTGITSPPDSEAYYGETDSDADTQSQPHRRQRRTPPHARSPARYDNQEEEEETSEMSGYESATDATVTLQRQWEGQTPVGVPRRELIYQPLQTEWETPAHTPHTLTPHSLTPTPDQGLAEAEGEGDSGFQEAGGCVGLTCPPLVSPERAKEALLLGSGKQLVPMVGPQQTPLSDELTTTYMDKARQAKLQRGESLVEKQVKEARTKCRSIASLLTDAPNPNSKGVLMFKKRRQRAKKYTLTCFGKAEGDRGGDTEGETGGETEEEGGSSILSGSEVDEEGFSASFDPTWDSGYLDLLDRRSSACPSTTPTTPTTPTANHSPGLDLSSTCQTPGLLGSVNQSPRLEAPVVSAYQGVKLENGTTKQPIATFNPAHMSPPALALSNGGSVAVSRASVVLSPPPPSQNGNANLNPNPNVTDSDLNSSFGPNLGVLNRTARPFAPGSTSSRGTVTSVMFRPPQPKPLITPAKPVAAVSMVTISPTCHSSSPDAKRAVSSTSLYIPPRNNNSSDHTPPSVHSPPSSLSSTSLSQSTTNPPTCPPQASIHASPAQPFYPPPPHPLTSQPAPNYPYLSTGMAPPTPQPHLPEPVQVSTQPPPSPSVNPYINMTGAVTPGPHASMATASPTPDSLATREQRISVPAARTGILNDARRRSNKKPMFCAVQNRDVSPNPALLSMVQNMDDHFVRGSGAGPSGDTGHESGPEEDWLRLGAEACNFMQAQRGSKPPPVAPKPQAPQVPQFAGKGGQLFARRQSRMDRYVVERSPSVAAAPYSPAQTREPSPTPSLPATWKYSSNIRAPPPISYNPLLSPSCPLKAQKKTSAPKSAGSKGQKSGIKPVDVLSHQPYQLNSSLFSYRGGAPQDPSYQQQQRGMTGSVQKTARVYEVKRFSTPPPTTTGPALKVIVPRSATTLGEPLWRSDLTSPPPTAPYQPQWDSSPLSPPPPAPNAPLPQLPTFSSAHGPVQPPTFSHLQPPGPPQASRQFKSTPDLSPLGPSCGPRQAASNTQPSRVPRPRFSTSNLGLQPSVWRPGSTLH, encoded by the exons ATGGTGGCGGAGGAGATCGTGGTGTCCCTCTCAGGTGGGGCCCCCTGGGGCTTCAGGCTGCAGGGGGGGGCCGAGCACCAGAAGCCTCTACAGGTGGCCAAG GTTCGCAGACGTAGCAAAGCGTGTCGAGCTGGACTGAAGGAGCATGATGAGCTGGTTGCCATTGACGACCACATGTGTGCAGAACTCAGTCATGCCCAGGCCATGAGCCTCCTGGACACACAGTGCACCACACTCAACCTGAGGGtgaagag GACGCCGCCTGGATTTCACTCCTCATCCTGCTCGGGTCGTTCTGTATCGCCCCACTCCCTCATGAGGGCCCTGTCTCCGCCCCTGGATGCCCTacagcccccccaccaccatgGGGCGCCCACAGGCATCACCTCCCCCCCAGACAGCGAGGCGTATTATGGAGAAACAGACAGTGACGCAGACACACAGTCCCAACCACACCGCCGCCAACGCCGAACGCCTCCTCATGCACGGTCACCTGCACGATATGACAaccaagaagaggaggaggaaacttCAGAGATGAGCGG GTATGAAAGCGCCACAGACGCCACCGTCACCCTTCAGAGGCAGTGGGAGGGTCAAACCCCCGTCGGCGTCCCCCGTAGAGAGCTCATCTACCAGCCCCTGCAGACAGAGTGGGAAACACCGGCCCACACCCCCCACACCCTCACCCCCCACtccctgaccccgaccccggaCCAGGGCCTGGCGGAGGCAGAGGGGGAAGGAGACAGCGGCTTCCAGGAGGCAGGGGGCTGCGTGGGGCTCACCTGCCCCCCGTTGGTGTCTCCTGAGCGGGCAAAGGAGGCTCTGCTGCTGGGCTCTGGGAAGCAGCTGGTGCCCATGGTTGGGCCACAGCAGACACCGCTCAGCGATGAACTGACCACCACCTACATGGACAAAGCACGACAAGCAA AGCTCCAGCGTGGGGAGAGTCTGGTGGAAAAACAAGTGAAAGAAGCTCGCACTAAATGCAGATCTATCGCCTCTCTGCTGACGGATGCTCCCAACCCCAACTCTAAAGGGGTGCTTATGTTCAAGAAACGCCGCCAGAGAGCCAAGAAGTACACGCTGACCTGCTTCGGCAAAGCTGAGGGCGACCGAGGGGGGGACACAGAAGGGGAGACGGGAGGGGAGAccgaggaggaaggaggaagttCCATTCTGAGTGGCTCCGAAGTTGACGAGGAGGGATTTTCGGCGTCTTTTGACCCCACGTGGGATAGCGGTTACTTGGACCTGCTGGACAGGAGGAGCTCCGCCTGCCCGTCCACCACGCCGACCACTCCAACTACTCCGACAGCCAATCACAGCCCAGGCCTGGACTTATCTTCGACCTGTCAGACTCCAGGACTTTTGGGTTCCGTCAATCAAAGCCCCAGATTGGAGGCTCCGGTCGTCTCGGCCTATCAGGGCGTAAAGCTGGAGAACGGCACCACGAAGCAGCCGATCGCCACCTTTAACCCTGCGCATATGTCTCCTCCAGCTCTGGCTCTGTCCAATGGGGGGTCTGTCGCTGTCAGCCGGGCGAGCGTCGTCCTCAGCCCGCCCCCTCCCAGTCAAAACGGCAACGCCAATCTAAATCCCAACCCTAATGTCACGGACTCAGACCTGAACAGCAGCTTCGGTCCAAACCTCGGCGTTCTGAACCGCACCGCCCGCCCCTTCGCCCCCGGTTCGACCTCCTCACGAGGAACCGTGACCTCTGTCATGTTCCGGCCCCCCCAACCAAAACCCCTAATCACACCAGCCAAACCTGTGGCagctgtttccatggtgaccatcTCACCTACTTGCCACTCGTCAAGCCCGGATGCGAAAAGAGCCGTGTCTAGCACCTCCTTGTACATCCCTCCGAGAAATAACAACTCATCTGATCACACCCCCCCCTCTGTCCACTCACCCCCCTCCTCTCTGTCATCCACATCTTTGTCTCAGTCCACCACAAACCCACCCACGTGTCCTCCCCAGGCCTCCATACACGCTTCACCTGCTCAGCCCTTCTATCCTCCACCCCCACATCCACTGACCTCTCAACCTGCCCCCAACTATCCATATCTGTCGACTGGCATGGCCCCTCCCACCCCTCAGCCGCATCTCCCTGAACCGGTCCAGGTGTCCACGCAGCCTCCTCCGTCTCCGTCCGTCAACCCTTACATCAACATGACAGGTGCGGTGACTCCTGGTCCCCACGCTTCCATGGCAACCGCATCTCCTACCCCAGATTCCCTGGCAACACGCGAGCAACGCATCTCAGTCCCCGCCGCTCGCACCGGCATCCTCAACGATGCCCGTCGCCGTAGCAACAAGAAGCCAATGTTCTGCGCCGTACAAAACAGGGATGTGTCGCCAAACCCGGCTTTGCTGTCGATGGTCCAGAACATGGATGACCACTTCGTGAGGGGCTCAGGGGCCGGACCGAGCGGGGATACCGGGCACGAGTCGGGGCCTGAGGAAGACTGGCTGAGATTAGGAGCTGAAGCTTGCAACTTCATGCAGGCTCAGCGGGGCTCCAAACCGCCCCCTGTGGCCCCCAAACCCCAGGCTCCGCAGGTGCCGCAGTTCGCAGGAAAAGGAGGTCAGCTGTTCGCCCGGAGGCAAAGCAGGATGGATCGCTACGTGGTTGAGCGGTCGCCCTCAGTCGCCGCAGCTCCGTACTCCCCCGCCCAGACCCGAGAGCCCTCACCTACACCCTCCCTCCCTGCCACCTGGAAGTACTCGTCAAACATTCGAGCTCCGCCTCCCATCAGCTACAaccccctcctctctccctcctgcCCCCTGAAGGCTCAGAAGAAGACTAGCGCCCCCAAATCTGCTGGATCTAAAGGACAGAAGTCGGGCATCAAACCTGTGGACGTTCTGAGCCACCAGCCCTACCAGCTCAACTCGTCTTTGTTCAGCTATAGGGGCGGGGCTCCACAGGATCCCTcctatcagcagcagcagcgaggAATGACAGGCAGCGTCCAGAAGACGGCGCGAGTGTACGAGGTGAAGCGTTTCTCCACGCCACCTCCGACCACGACGGGGCCGGCCCTAAAGGTCATCGTCCCGCGGTCGGCCACCACGCTCGGCGAACCGCTGTGGCGCTCTGACCTCACGTCCCCGCCCCCCACGGCTCCCTACCAACCCCAGTGGGACTCCTCTCCTCTGTCCCCGCCCCCTCCTGCACCCAACGCCCCTCTCCCCCAGCTCCCCACCTTCTCCTCCGCCCACGGTCCAGTCCAACCCCCAACTTTCTCCCACCTCCAGCCCCCCGGGCCCCCACAGGCCAGCAGGCAGTTCAAGAGCACCCCAGACCTGAGTCCACTGGGGCCTTCATGTGGGCCCCGGCAGGCGGCCTCCAACACCCAACCGTCCCGGGTCCCCAGGCCGAGGTTCAGCACCTCCAACCTGGGTCTGCAGCCCAGCGTCTGGCGTCCTGGCTCCACCCTGCACTGA